A window of the Rhodoferax sp. GW822-FHT02A01 genome harbors these coding sequences:
- a CDS encoding YdiU family protein: MPFPPAPPVLDHGLSWQHHFAALGERFYVPMQSAPMPAPYWVGHSAALGAELGLPPQWMHSDSWLQALCGNAELEGSKPLSSVYSGHQFGVWAGQLGDGRAILLGEAAGMELQLKGAGLTPFSRMGDGRAVLRSSIREFLCSEAMHGLGIPTTRALSVVGSDMPVRRETMETAAVVTRVAPSFIRFGHFEHFCHSNQHEALKVLADYVIDRYYPACRGDSRWGGNPYIAFVAAVTERTAHMVAHWQSVGFCHGVMNTDNMSILGLTIDYGPFQFMDGYNPAHICNHSDQEGRYAFRKQPQIAYWNLFCLGQAMVPLVEDQQTLIAALETFQTIYPRALALRFAAKLGLPEGTEAPTELLESILQLLASESVDFTIFWRRLSHWTAAQDPADASVRDLFLNRDGIDAWLSSFANLHTPPDRQSASRRMLQVNPKFVLRNHLGELAIRAARQKDFGMVADLLKVLQSPCDEHPEHAAFADFPPDWAPSIEISCSS; encoded by the coding sequence CACGGCCTTTCCTGGCAACACCATTTTGCCGCCTTGGGCGAGCGCTTTTACGTTCCCATGCAATCAGCGCCCATGCCCGCTCCTTACTGGGTCGGACACAGTGCCGCCTTGGGCGCAGAACTGGGTCTGCCGCCGCAGTGGATGCACTCGGATTCGTGGTTGCAGGCGCTCTGTGGCAATGCCGAGCTTGAGGGGAGCAAGCCGCTGTCGTCGGTGTATAGCGGACACCAGTTTGGCGTCTGGGCCGGCCAATTGGGCGACGGGCGCGCCATTTTGCTGGGCGAAGCGGCAGGCATGGAGCTGCAACTCAAAGGAGCCGGGCTGACGCCCTTCTCGCGCATGGGAGACGGCCGAGCCGTCCTGCGCAGCAGCATCCGCGAGTTCTTGTGCAGCGAAGCCATGCATGGCCTGGGCATTCCGACCACGCGCGCACTCAGCGTGGTGGGGTCGGACATGCCGGTGCGCCGCGAGACCATGGAAACAGCAGCGGTGGTCACCCGTGTTGCGCCCAGCTTCATCCGCTTTGGCCATTTTGAACATTTCTGCCACAGCAACCAGCACGAAGCACTGAAGGTCCTAGCCGACTACGTCATAGACCGGTACTACCCCGCTTGCCGAGGTGACTCCCGTTGGGGCGGCAACCCCTATATTGCCTTCGTAGCCGCAGTGACCGAGCGCACGGCACATATGGTGGCGCACTGGCAATCGGTGGGGTTCTGCCATGGGGTCATGAACACCGACAACATGAGTATTCTGGGTTTGACGATTGACTACGGGCCGTTCCAGTTCATGGATGGCTACAACCCGGCCCACATCTGCAACCACTCAGATCAAGAGGGGCGCTACGCATTCCGCAAGCAGCCCCAGATTGCTTATTGGAACCTGTTCTGCCTGGGTCAGGCCATGGTTCCCCTGGTCGAGGATCAACAGACGCTCATCGCCGCACTGGAGACCTTTCAAACCATCTACCCACGGGCTCTGGCACTGCGGTTTGCCGCCAAGCTGGGCCTGCCGGAAGGAACAGAGGCTCCAACAGAGCTACTGGAGTCCATCCTGCAACTGCTGGCCAGCGAATCCGTGGACTTCACCATCTTCTGGCGTCGGCTAAGCCATTGGACTGCTGCGCAGGACCCGGCCGATGCCTCCGTGCGGGATCTGTTCCTGAATCGGGACGGAATCGACGCGTGGCTGAGCAGCTTTGCAAATCTTCACACACCACCAGACCGGCAGTCTGCCTCGCGGCGTATGCTGCAAGTCAACCCCAAGTTCGTACTGCGCAATCATCTGGGTGAACTGGCAATCCGGGCGGCCCGGCAGAAAGATTTCGGTATGGTGGCCGATTTGCTGAAAGTTTTGCAGTCGCCCTGCGACGAACACCCAGAACATGCGGCTTTTGCCGACTTTCCGCCCGATTGGGCGCCCAGCATCGAAATCAGCTGCAGTTCCTGA
- the msrB gene encoding peptide-methionine (R)-S-oxide reductase MsrB: protein MTYKIEKTADEWKALLKAKGAEPLAFDVTRKEATERAHTGRWANNKSKGMYLCICCDKPLFASDAKYESGTGWPSYFQPVSPDAIGTQEDGMLWMKRTEVHCADCGAHLGHVFNDGPDPTGLRYCMNSASLHFKPE, encoded by the coding sequence ATGACCTACAAAATCGAGAAAACCGCCGACGAATGGAAAGCCCTGCTCAAAGCCAAGGGCGCCGAGCCTTTGGCCTTTGACGTCACCCGTAAGGAAGCCACGGAACGCGCACACACCGGGCGCTGGGCCAACAACAAGTCCAAGGGCATGTACCTTTGCATCTGCTGCGACAAGCCCTTGTTCGCGTCGGACGCAAAGTACGAGTCCGGCACCGGTTGGCCCAGCTACTTCCAGCCAGTTAGTCCTGACGCAATAGGTACACAGGAAGACGGTATGCTGTGGATGAAGCGAACCGAAGTGCACTGCGCCGATTGCGGTGCCCACCTGGGCCATGTATTCAACGACGGACCGGATCCTACCGGGCTGCGTTATTGCATGAACTCGGCTTCGCTACACTTCAAGCCTGAATGA
- a CDS encoding septation protein A: MKTLLDFLPFLLFFGAFKLFDIYVGTAVLMAATALQMFVVYRMDGRLQTMQKITLLLVLVFGTLTLALHDERFIKWKPTVLYAAMSIALAVALWGMGKNVLKLMLGGQLELPDRIWHRLTIAWVGYTAFMAAINAYVVLYYSTEAWVSFKVWGYVFPLTFLIAQGFYIAPHIKSGDVPHDGASQ; encoded by the coding sequence ATGAAAACACTGCTCGACTTTCTACCCTTTCTGCTTTTCTTCGGGGCTTTCAAGCTCTTTGACATTTACGTTGGCACGGCGGTACTGATGGCAGCTACCGCGTTGCAGATGTTTGTGGTGTACCGCATGGACGGCCGTTTGCAGACCATGCAGAAGATCACGTTGCTGCTGGTCTTGGTCTTTGGTACTCTGACGCTGGCACTGCATGACGAGCGCTTCATCAAGTGGAAGCCCACGGTGTTGTATGCCGCCATGTCCATTGCGTTGGCCGTTGCGCTCTGGGGCATGGGCAAGAACGTTCTGAAGCTGATGTTGGGCGGCCAATTGGAGCTGCCTGACCGCATCTGGCACCGCCTCACCATCGCCTGGGTAGGCTACACGGCCTTCATGGCAGCCATCAATGCCTATGTGGTGCTGTACTACAGCACGGAGGCCTGGGTGAGTTTCAAGGTGTGGGGCTATGTGTTTCCACTCACCTTCCTCATTGCGCAGGGCTTCTATATCGCGCCCCATATCAAGAGTGGCGACGTTCCGCACGACGGGGCTTCCCAATGA
- a CDS encoding BolA family protein, with protein sequence MNTALEPTAAQMESCLRERLQARTLEVLDESAQHAGHAGASASGVGTHFRVRIASPLFTGKSRVARHRLVYDALQEFMAAGVHALAIETLD encoded by the coding sequence ATGAATACTGCTTTGGAACCCACCGCGGCGCAAATGGAATCCTGCTTGCGTGAGCGCTTGCAGGCCCGTACGTTGGAAGTGCTGGATGAAAGCGCGCAGCACGCAGGCCATGCCGGGGCCAGCGCGAGCGGTGTGGGAACCCATTTCAGGGTCCGCATAGCTTCACCCTTATTTACCGGCAAGTCACGCGTGGCGCGTCATCGCCTTGTGTATGATGCGCTGCAAGAATTCATGGCTGCGGGAGTACACGCTTTGGCCATAGAAACCTTAGATTGA
- a CDS encoding peptidylprolyl isomerase — translation MKKQIFSALALAAAIGAMSGAALAQNVAIVNGVAIPKERIDALAQQVARSGRQITPEMQGQLRDEVIAREIFAQEAHNKGLDATDDYKNQIELTKQSILIRELFTDFQKNNAVSDEEAKAEYDKFASANAGKEYKARHILVEKEADAVDIISKIKKGAKFEDLAKKLSKDPGSGAKGGDLDWANPGNYVKEFSEALVALQKGKMTEKPVKSQFGYHIIRLDDVRDAQLPKFEDVKPQIAQQLLQQKMAKYQEELRAKAKIE, via the coding sequence ATGAAGAAGCAAATTTTCTCGGCTCTGGCCCTTGCGGCCGCCATTGGAGCCATGTCGGGCGCAGCCTTGGCCCAAAACGTAGCCATCGTGAATGGCGTTGCCATTCCCAAGGAGCGCATCGATGCGTTGGCCCAGCAGGTGGCCCGCTCCGGACGCCAGATCACCCCTGAAATGCAGGGTCAGCTGCGTGATGAAGTCATCGCCCGCGAAATTTTTGCCCAGGAAGCCCACAACAAGGGCCTGGACGCCACCGACGACTACAAGAACCAGATCGAACTGACCAAGCAGTCCATCCTGATTCGTGAGCTGTTTACCGACTTCCAGAAGAACAATGCCGTTTCGGACGAAGAAGCCAAGGCCGAGTACGACAAGTTCGCTTCCGCCAATGCAGGCAAGGAATACAAGGCCCGCCACATTCTGGTGGAAAAGGAAGCTGATGCAGTGGACATCATTTCCAAAATCAAGAAGGGCGCCAAGTTTGAAGACTTGGCCAAGAAGCTGTCCAAAGACCCAGGCTCCGGTGCCAAGGGTGGCGATCTGGATTGGGCCAATCCTGGTAACTACGTAAAGGAATTCTCTGAAGCGCTGGTGGCCCTGCAAAAAGGCAAGATGACTGAAAAACCGGTTAAGAGCCAGTTCGGCTATCACATCATCCGCCTGGACGATGTCCGCGATGCACAGCTGCCCAAATTTGAGGACGTCAAGCCGCAGATTGCCCAGCAATTGCTGCAACAGAAGATGGCCAAATACCAGGAAGAACTGCGCGCCAAGGCCAAGATCGAGTAA
- a CDS encoding U32 family peptidase codes for MSLLDYQLELLAPARSLDIGLEAVNHGADAVYIGGPSFGARSSADNSVSDIAKLVSHAHRFNSRIFVTLNTILRDDELEPARKLAWQLYDAGVDALIIQDMGLLEIDMPPIQLHASTQTDIRTPEKARFLQDAGLSQIVLARELTLKDIAAIRAATDPQRCTLEFFVHGALCVAYSGQCYISAAHTGRSANRGECSQACRLPYQVVDSKGRFVAHDKHVLSMKDNNQSANLAALVDAGVRSFKIEGRYKDMGYVKNITAHYRKLLDELIENRQGGDQPLARSSSGTTTFTFTPDPDQNFNREFTDYFVNGRQETIGAFDSPKNPGQPIGYITQVGPNWVDLELDDRSMALHNGDGLCYYDLQKELVGLAVNRVEAISPAKGKWRVFPKDAVAGLKDLRKGTQVNRNRDVHWTRVLEKKSSDRRIGVWFQLSETSEGVRLTLTDEDGHTASADTPLQRQLAKDGLVAQQALHDNLSRMGNTIYQALDVSVEFSQPWFVPSSTLNALRRDAVERLEAARLAAFTRLPRALAVEPPVPFPEDTLSYLGNVFNQAAHRFYERHGVKVIAPAYEAIEELGEVSLMITKHCVRFSLSLCPKQAKGVTGVQGQVKAEPLQLINGKEKLTLRFDCRPCEMHVVGKMKTAVARQSREELAQAATEQPLKFYKQRPSATEFGH; via the coding sequence ATGTCGTTATTAGATTACCAACTGGAACTGCTGGCTCCCGCGCGCAGCCTGGACATTGGCTTGGAGGCCGTGAACCACGGAGCCGACGCCGTGTACATCGGCGGTCCATCGTTTGGCGCGCGTTCCAGCGCCGACAACAGCGTCAGTGACATTGCCAAGCTGGTCAGCCACGCCCATCGCTTCAACAGCCGCATCTTCGTCACCCTCAACACCATATTGCGCGATGACGAACTGGAGCCTGCGCGCAAGCTGGCCTGGCAGCTGTACGACGCAGGCGTGGATGCGCTCATCATCCAGGATATGGGGCTGCTCGAAATCGATATGCCGCCCATCCAGCTGCATGCCAGTACCCAGACCGATATCCGTACACCGGAAAAGGCGCGCTTCCTGCAGGACGCCGGCCTGTCGCAAATCGTGCTGGCACGCGAGCTCACGCTCAAGGACATCGCCGCCATTCGCGCCGCCACGGATCCGCAGCGCTGCACCCTGGAGTTTTTTGTGCACGGCGCATTGTGCGTTGCCTACAGCGGCCAGTGCTACATCAGCGCGGCGCACACCGGACGCAGCGCCAACCGGGGCGAATGCAGCCAGGCCTGCCGCCTGCCCTACCAGGTGGTGGACTCCAAAGGCCGCTTTGTGGCGCACGACAAGCATGTGCTCTCCATGAAAGACAACAACCAGAGCGCCAATCTGGCCGCTTTGGTGGATGCCGGGGTACGCAGCTTCAAGATCGAGGGGCGCTACAAGGACATGGGCTATGTGAAGAACATCACCGCCCACTACCGCAAGCTGCTGGACGAACTGATTGAAAACCGTCAGGGAGGTGATCAGCCGCTGGCCCGATCCAGCAGCGGAACCACGACCTTTACCTTCACGCCGGACCCGGACCAGAATTTCAACCGTGAATTCACCGACTACTTTGTCAATGGCCGTCAGGAAACCATTGGTGCCTTCGACAGCCCCAAGAACCCCGGCCAGCCGATAGGCTACATCACCCAGGTCGGCCCCAACTGGGTGGATCTGGAACTGGATGACCGCTCCATGGCCCTGCACAATGGCGATGGACTGTGCTACTACGACCTGCAAAAGGAGCTGGTGGGTCTGGCCGTGAACCGCGTCGAGGCCATCAGCCCGGCCAAGGGCAAATGGCGCGTCTTTCCCAAGGATGCCGTTGCCGGATTGAAAGACCTGCGCAAAGGCACCCAAGTCAACCGCAACCGCGATGTGCACTGGACGCGGGTGCTGGAGAAGAAGTCCAGCGACCGGCGCATCGGCGTGTGGTTCCAGCTGAGCGAAACGTCCGAAGGTGTGCGGCTGACCCTTACGGATGAAGATGGCCACACAGCTAGCGCCGATACGCCCTTGCAACGCCAGTTGGCAAAGGACGGGCTTGTCGCGCAGCAGGCACTGCATGACAACCTGAGCCGCATGGGCAACACCATTTACCAGGCGCTGGATGTGTCGGTGGAATTCAGCCAACCCTGGTTTGTGCCCTCCTCCACCTTGAACGCCTTGCGTCGCGATGCGGTGGAACGTCTGGAAGCCGCCCGTCTGGCTGCCTTCACGCGGCTACCACGTGCGCTGGCAGTGGAGCCACCAGTGCCCTTCCCGGAAGACACGCTGAGTTATCTGGGCAATGTATTCAATCAGGCGGCACATCGGTTCTACGAGCGCCACGGCGTCAAGGTCATTGCACCGGCCTACGAGGCCATCGAAGAACTGGGCGAAGTCAGTCTGATGATCACCAAGCACTGCGTGCGTTTTTCACTCAGCCTGTGCCCCAAGCAGGCCAAGGGCGTGACCGGCGTGCAAGGCCAGGTGAAAGCCGAGCCGCTGCAACTCATCAATGGCAAGGAGAAGCTCACCCTGCGCTTTGACTGCAGGCCCTGCGAAATGCATGTGGTGGGCAAGATGAAAACCGCGGTGGCGCGGCAGTCACGCGAAGAACTCGCCCAAGCCGCTACTGAGCAGCCGCTGAAGTTCTACAAACAGCGGCCGTCAGCAACGGAATTCGGTCACTGA
- the purL gene encoding phosphoribosylformylglycinamidine synthase — protein MTLHISSFEGGNALSNFRVQQLLPALQGIHEKINAISGRYIHLVATEAPLDAAASDKLAALLTYGDPYAGPAEGPVIVVSPRFGTVSPWASKATDIAHNCGFTLKRVERLVEYRLTLKNGLLSKTALTTEQLQAVAALLHDRMTESAMLDRSQANDLFHALEATPMDHVDVLGGGKAALVEANKGWGLALAADEIDYLVEAFTKLGRNPTDVELMMFAQANSEHCRHKIFNAQFTIDGVAQSSSLFGMIRHTHQQNPQHMLVAYSDNASVMEGAEVERFVATAAHSVTGDNGPAAYNRQSATQHILMKVETHNHPTAISPFPGASTGAGGEIRDEGATGRGSKPKAGLTGFTVSKLWGGWSDQAEGKPEHIASPLQIMIEGPLGGAAFNNEFGRPNLLGYFREYEQTVTTDQDSLQRGYHKPIMIAGGLGVIDASQTHKVEFPAGSLLIQLGGPGMRIGMGGSAASSMATGANAAHLDFDSVQRGNPEIERRAQEVINQCWILGQNGGPDGRGNPILAIHDVGAGGLSNAFPELTNDAGRGARFDLRAVPLEESGMAPKEIWCNESQERYVLAIAPESLDLFKALCERERCPFAVVGVATEERQLELVDAGKESPVDMPMNVLLGKPPKMQRDVTSIARIAQPLDLSGVTLRQAVIDVLAHPTVASKRFLITIGDRTVGGLSHRDQMVGPWQVPVADCAVTLADYKGFAGEAMSMGERTPLAALNAPASGRMAVAEAITNLLAAPIELSRVKLSANWMAACGEPGEDAALYATVKAVGLELCPALGVSIPVGKDSLSMRTQWKAADGDKKVTSPVSLIISAFATLADVRGTLTPQLNATEDTTLVLVDLGRGKSRMAASILAQILNQSGDTVPDLDQAQDLVNLVNAVNALRAKGQLLAYHDRGDGGLLATVAEMAFAGHVGVSLNVDMLVTEGDGICDSRMDVGDSKNWAGQVSVRRDELTLKALFNEELGVVLQVRTAERSEVMQTLREHGLSAFSHFVGKTRPASSAIDAGKGELQIWRDAKAIFSAPLSDLHQVWDAVSWKICQQRDNPVCADSEHAVAGLASDPGMHTHIPASLQGLLERAPAVLKNRPKVAVLREQGVNSHVEMAYAFAEAGFDPFDVHMTDLQTGRAKLADFQGVVACGGFSYGDTLGAGIGWARSITFNNALSDQFQAFFGRGDTFGLGVCNGCQMFAELADIIPGAQDWPRFTTNQSERFEARLSLVEVLESPSLFLKDMAGARLPIAVAHGEGYANFKYRGNAAKAIAAMRFVDHTGVATETYPFNPNGSPAGLTAVTTADGRFTAMMPHPERVFRNIQMSWTDLDKSAHSPWMQLWHNARRWVG, from the coding sequence GTGACCCTGCATATCTCTTCCTTCGAGGGCGGCAACGCGCTCAGCAATTTCCGAGTCCAACAACTTCTGCCCGCACTGCAGGGTATTCACGAAAAAATCAACGCAATTTCCGGACGCTACATCCATCTGGTCGCCACCGAGGCTCCGTTGGATGCCGCTGCCAGCGACAAGCTGGCCGCTTTGCTCACCTATGGTGACCCGTATGCTGGCCCTGCGGAAGGCCCGGTCATCGTAGTCAGTCCGCGCTTTGGCACGGTATCTCCCTGGGCTTCCAAGGCGACCGACATTGCACACAACTGCGGCTTTACCCTCAAACGCGTGGAGCGCTTGGTGGAATACCGCCTGACCTTGAAGAACGGGTTGCTGTCCAAGACAGCCTTGACGACAGAGCAATTGCAGGCCGTAGCCGCCTTGCTGCACGACCGCATGACCGAAAGCGCCATGCTGGACCGCAGCCAAGCCAATGACCTGTTCCACGCGCTGGAAGCTACACCCATGGACCATGTGGATGTGCTGGGCGGGGGCAAGGCGGCGCTGGTGGAAGCCAACAAGGGCTGGGGCCTGGCCCTGGCCGCAGACGAGATCGATTACCTGGTGGAGGCCTTCACCAAGCTCGGGCGCAACCCCACTGACGTGGAACTGATGATGTTCGCCCAGGCCAATAGCGAACACTGCCGCCACAAGATCTTCAACGCGCAGTTCACCATTGACGGCGTGGCCCAGAGCAGCAGCCTGTTTGGAATGATCCGCCACACCCACCAGCAGAATCCGCAGCACATGCTGGTGGCGTATTCCGACAACGCATCCGTGATGGAAGGCGCAGAGGTCGAGCGCTTCGTGGCGACCGCGGCGCACAGCGTGACCGGCGATAACGGCCCGGCTGCCTACAACCGCCAGAGCGCGACCCAGCACATTCTTATGAAGGTCGAGACCCATAACCATCCCACCGCCATTTCGCCTTTCCCCGGCGCATCCACCGGTGCTGGTGGTGAAATCCGTGACGAGGGCGCCACGGGCCGCGGCTCCAAGCCCAAGGCGGGCTTGACCGGTTTTACCGTTTCCAAACTCTGGGGCGGCTGGTCGGACCAGGCCGAAGGCAAGCCCGAGCACATCGCCAGCCCGTTGCAGATCATGATCGAAGGGCCCTTGGGCGGTGCTGCGTTCAACAACGAGTTTGGCCGACCCAACCTGCTGGGCTACTTCCGCGAATACGAGCAGACCGTGACGACCGACCAGGACAGTCTGCAGCGCGGCTACCACAAGCCCATCATGATTGCGGGCGGGCTGGGTGTGATTGACGCCAGCCAGACCCACAAGGTGGAGTTCCCCGCTGGCAGCCTCCTGATTCAGCTGGGTGGGCCCGGCATGCGTATCGGCATGGGCGGCAGTGCGGCCAGCTCCATGGCCACCGGGGCCAACGCGGCGCACCTGGACTTTGACTCGGTGCAGCGCGGCAACCCCGAAATCGAACGCCGTGCGCAAGAGGTGATCAACCAGTGCTGGATACTGGGTCAGAACGGCGGCCCCGATGGCCGTGGCAACCCTATCCTGGCCATCCACGATGTGGGTGCGGGGGGCCTGTCCAACGCCTTCCCTGAACTGACCAACGATGCCGGTCGTGGAGCCCGCTTTGATCTGCGCGCCGTACCCCTGGAAGAAAGCGGCATGGCGCCCAAGGAAATCTGGTGCAACGAGAGCCAGGAGCGCTATGTGCTGGCCATCGCTCCCGAGTCGCTGGACCTGTTCAAAGCCTTGTGCGAACGCGAACGCTGCCCGTTTGCGGTGGTGGGCGTGGCAACTGAAGAACGCCAGTTGGAATTGGTGGACGCAGGCAAAGAGTCACCGGTGGACATGCCCATGAATGTGCTCTTGGGCAAACCACCCAAGATGCAGCGCGATGTGACCAGCATTGCACGCATCGCCCAGCCGCTGGACCTGAGCGGTGTGACGCTGCGGCAGGCCGTCATCGATGTGTTGGCCCACCCCACTGTGGCCTCCAAACGCTTCCTGATCACCATCGGTGACCGCACCGTGGGTGGTCTGTCGCACCGCGACCAGATGGTGGGCCCCTGGCAGGTGCCGGTGGCCGATTGCGCCGTCACCCTGGCCGACTACAAGGGCTTTGCCGGTGAGGCCATGTCCATGGGCGAGCGCACACCGCTGGCCGCGCTCAACGCACCAGCGTCCGGTCGCATGGCCGTGGCCGAAGCCATTACCAACCTGCTGGCTGCCCCCATCGAACTGAGCCGCGTGAAGCTCTCGGCCAACTGGATGGCCGCCTGCGGTGAACCCGGCGAAGACGCAGCCCTGTATGCAACGGTCAAGGCCGTCGGGCTGGAACTGTGCCCGGCACTAGGCGTGTCCATCCCCGTGGGCAAGGATTCCTTGTCCATGCGCACGCAGTGGAAGGCCGCCGATGGCGACAAGAAAGTGACCTCGCCCGTGTCGCTCATCATCTCGGCCTTTGCCACTCTGGCGGATGTGCGCGGCACGCTCACTCCCCAGCTCAATGCCACGGAAGACACGACGCTGGTGTTGGTCGATCTGGGCCGAGGCAAGAGCCGCATGGCGGCCAGCATCCTGGCGCAGATACTCAACCAGAGCGGCGACACCGTGCCCGATCTGGACCAGGCGCAAGACCTGGTGAATCTGGTAAACGCCGTCAATGCCCTGCGCGCCAAAGGCCAGCTGCTGGCCTACCACGACCGCGGCGATGGTGGCCTGCTGGCCACAGTGGCCGAAATGGCATTTGCCGGCCATGTGGGCGTGAGCCTGAATGTGGACATGCTGGTCACGGAAGGCGACGGCATCTGCGACAGCCGCATGGACGTGGGCGACAGCAAAAACTGGGCAGGCCAGGTCAGCGTGCGCCGCGACGAGCTCACGCTCAAGGCGCTCTTCAATGAAGAGTTGGGCGTGGTGCTGCAGGTGCGCACTGCCGAGCGCAGCGAAGTCATGCAGACCCTGCGCGAGCACGGCCTATCCGCCTTCAGCCACTTTGTGGGTAAGACCCGTCCGGCGTCGAGCGCAATCGATGCGGGCAAAGGTGAGCTGCAGATCTGGCGCGACGCCAAGGCGATATTCAGTGCGCCATTGTCAGATCTGCACCAGGTCTGGGACGCGGTGAGCTGGAAGATCTGCCAGCAACGCGACAACCCGGTCTGCGCCGACTCGGAGCACGCCGTTGCCGGACTCGCTTCCGACCCTGGCATGCACACCCATATCCCTGCATCGCTGCAAGGGCTGCTGGAACGCGCTCCCGCCGTGCTCAAGAACCGCCCCAAGGTGGCGGTGCTGCGCGAGCAGGGCGTGAACTCCCATGTGGAGATGGCCTATGCCTTCGCAGAGGCTGGCTTTGACCCTTTCGATGTCCACATGACTGATCTGCAGACCGGGCGCGCCAAGTTGGCCGACTTCCAGGGCGTGGTGGCCTGCGGCGGCTTCAGCTATGGCGACACCCTGGGTGCCGGCATCGGCTGGGCGCGCTCCATCACCTTCAACAACGCGCTGTCGGACCAGTTCCAGGCCTTTTTTGGCCGGGGCGACACGTTCGGCCTGGGCGTGTGCAACGGTTGCCAGATGTTTGCCGAGCTGGCCGACATCATTCCCGGTGCGCAGGACTGGCCGCGTTTCACCACCAACCAGAGCGAGCGCTTTGAAGCACGCCTGTCTCTGGTGGAAGTGCTAGAGAGCCCCAGCCTGTTCCTCAAGGACATGGCGGGTGCACGTCTGCCGATTGCCGTAGCGCACGGGGAAGGCTATGCCAACTTCAAGTACCGCGGGAATGCAGCCAAGGCCATTGCGGCCATGCGCTTTGTGGACCACACCGGTGTTGCTACCGAGACCTACCCGTTCAACCCGAACGGCAGCCCCGCCGGCCTCACTGCGGTGACCACGGCCGACGGCCGCTTCACCGCCATGATGCCGCACCCCGAGCGCGTGTTCCGCAATATCCAGATGAGCTGGACCGACCTGGACAAGAGCGCCCACAGCCCCTGGATGCAGCTGTGGCACAACGCCCGCAGGTGGGTCGGTTGA
- the map gene encoding type I methionyl aminopeptidase codes for MTITIKDAEGIEGMRLAGRLTAEVLDYLTPFIKPGVTTNAIDKLAHDYIVDVQKAIPAPLNYTGGGNTPYPKSICTSINHQVCHGIPNDKPLKKGDIVNVDVTVIKDGWHGDSSRMYIVGEGSIAAKRLCQITYDAMWHGIKMVKPGIHLGDIGHAIQTFAEKNGFSVVREFCGHGIGRGFHEEPQVLHYGRPGTLEKLVEGMTFTIEPMINAGKRDIKEGPEKDGWSIVTKDHSLSAQWEHTVLVTPTGYEVLTLSAGSPPIPAFVPAAA; via the coding sequence ATGACAATCACCATCAAAGATGCCGAGGGCATAGAAGGCATGCGCCTTGCGGGCAGACTGACTGCCGAAGTTCTGGACTACCTGACCCCGTTCATCAAGCCTGGCGTGACCACCAACGCCATCGACAAACTGGCCCACGACTACATCGTCGACGTGCAAAAGGCCATCCCCGCGCCGCTCAACTACACCGGTGGTGGCAACACGCCCTACCCCAAGTCGATCTGCACCTCCATCAACCACCAGGTCTGCCACGGCATTCCCAACGACAAGCCGCTGAAGAAGGGCGACATTGTCAACGTGGACGTCACCGTCATCAAGGACGGTTGGCATGGCGATAGCAGCCGCATGTACATCGTGGGCGAAGGCTCCATCGCCGCCAAGCGCCTATGCCAGATCACCTATGACGCCATGTGGCATGGCATCAAAATGGTCAAGCCCGGCATCCATCTGGGTGACATCGGCCATGCCATCCAGACCTTTGCCGAGAAAAACGGCTTCAGCGTGGTGCGCGAATTCTGCGGCCACGGTATAGGACGCGGCTTCCATGAAGAGCCCCAGGTGCTGCACTACGGCCGCCCCGGCACGCTGGAGAAGCTGGTGGAGGGCATGACCTTCACCATCGAGCCCATGATCAACGCCGGCAAACGCGACATCAAGGAAGGCCCCGAGAAAGACGGCTGGAGCATTGTCACCAAGGACCATTCGCTATCTGCTCAGTGGGAACATACAGTGCTGGTCACCCCCACGGGCTACGAAGTGTTGACGCTGTCCGCTGGCAGCCCTCCCATACCTGCATTCGTTCCAGCCGCTGCCTGA